One part of the Nocardioides conyzicola genome encodes these proteins:
- a CDS encoding thymidine kinase, producing the protein MAELHFFTGTMDSGKSTLALQTNHNHAARGRVGRIFTSNDRAGQAQLSSRLGLTHDALEVTPDFDFWRYVVTTLTQGGRVDYLICDEAQFYTRDQIDQLAKICDELQIDVFAFGILTDFRTQLFEGSSRLIELADRVNVLQVEALCWCGKRATHNARTEDGIMVTEGEVIVVGDVEEQGGPPAEVAYEVLCRQHHRRRLTAARAKAVSLAPEPLPFG; encoded by the coding sequence GTGGCTGAACTGCACTTCTTCACCGGCACCATGGACTCGGGCAAGAGCACGCTCGCGCTCCAGACCAACCACAACCACGCCGCGCGCGGCCGGGTGGGCCGCATCTTCACCTCCAACGACCGGGCCGGTCAGGCCCAGCTCTCGAGCCGCCTGGGACTGACCCACGACGCCCTCGAGGTCACCCCGGACTTCGACTTCTGGCGGTACGTCGTCACGACGCTCACGCAGGGCGGCCGCGTCGACTACCTCATCTGTGACGAGGCGCAGTTCTACACCCGCGACCAGATCGACCAGCTCGCCAAGATCTGCGACGAGCTCCAGATCGACGTCTTCGCGTTCGGCATCCTCACCGACTTCCGCACGCAGCTCTTCGAGGGCAGCTCCCGGCTGATCGAGCTCGCCGACCGGGTCAACGTGCTGCAGGTCGAGGCGCTCTGCTGGTGCGGCAAGCGGGCGACCCACAACGCGCGCACCGAGGACGGGATCATGGTCACCGAGGGCGAGGTCATCGTCGTCGGCGACGTCGAGGAGCAGGGCGGCCCGCCGGCCGAGGTCGCCTACGAGGTCCTCTGCCGCCAGCACCACCGCCGACGCCTCACCGCGGCCCGCGCCAAGGCCGTCAGCCTCGCGCCGGAGCCGCTCCCCTTCGGCTGA
- a CDS encoding LppX_LprAFG lipoprotein has protein sequence MNSRSRLAAAVLTGVLTALPLTACSGSDSGGGSSATPTEVFAAAKTHLDETSGVDLSLTTEDLPDGVTGVEKAEGVGTHDPAFDGKITVVLSGQAFEVPIIAVDDKVYAQLPLTTGWQDVDPAEYGAPDPAQLMSTDTGFSALLPATTGVKKGGSVRGGADNKEVLTEYTGTVGADTMKNIIPTATGDFDVTYTITDDDELRSAKLTGVFYQDSTSMTYEVTFEDYGTEKDITAP, from the coding sequence GTGAACTCTCGGAGCCGCCTGGCCGCGGCCGTCCTGACCGGCGTCCTGACCGCACTCCCCCTGACCGCGTGCAGCGGCAGCGACAGTGGTGGAGGCTCGAGCGCGACGCCGACGGAGGTCTTCGCAGCAGCGAAGACCCACCTCGACGAGACCAGCGGCGTCGACCTGTCCCTCACGACCGAGGACCTTCCCGACGGCGTCACCGGCGTCGAGAAGGCCGAGGGCGTGGGCACCCACGACCCGGCGTTCGACGGCAAGATCACCGTCGTGCTGTCCGGTCAGGCCTTCGAGGTGCCGATCATCGCGGTCGACGACAAGGTCTACGCCCAGCTGCCGCTGACGACCGGCTGGCAGGACGTCGACCCGGCCGAGTACGGCGCGCCCGACCCGGCGCAGCTGATGAGCACCGACACCGGCTTCTCCGCGCTGCTGCCCGCCACGACCGGCGTGAAGAAGGGTGGCAGCGTGCGCGGCGGCGCGGACAACAAGGAGGTGCTCACCGAGTACACCGGCACGGTCGGCGCCGACACGATGAAGAACATCATCCCGACGGCGACCGGCGACTTCGACGTGACGTACACGATCACCGACGACGACGAGCTGCGCAGCGCGAAGCTCACCGGGGTCTTCTACCAGGACTCGACGTCGATGACCTACGAGGTGACCTTCGAGGACTACGGCACCGAGAAGGACATCACCGCGCCGTGA
- a CDS encoding GNAT family N-acetyltransferase, giving the protein MTATDAPTHWEADVLLRDGRTAHIRPIRAEDRDVFVEFYSRVSDQSKYYRFFSPMPRLSDRDVDRFTNVDNVNRVALVLTLQGQIIAVGRYDVIKPGEAEVAFLVEDQHQGRGIGQLLLEHLAQAGRERGVERFVAEVLPDNSRMIQTFRDAGYRVASEYDEGVLQLEFSIDPTDTAIGLMSAREHKAESASIDKFFNPRSVAVIGASRRQETIGQALVRNLITGDFAGRVYAVNPTSHAVSGLPTYKSVVDIPDDVDVAIVAVPAEYVQDVVLDCAAKGVHGLIVVSAGFAETGEEGRVRQRKLVGLSRSYGLRLIGPNCLGIINTDAKVSLNASLSPLMPARGRAGFFCQSGALGTAILEKVYNRGLGLSTFVSAGNRADVSGNDLLQYWEEDDSTEVVLLYLESIGNPRKFSRIARRVSLRKPIIAVRSGRTTQGVPMGHAVRKIAAPPAAVDAMFRQAGVIQVDTLDEMFDVAQLLAHQPLPRGRRVAIVGNSDALGLLAADAAAGVGLVVNKSIALGAEASAEDFEDALDAAIDDPETDSVVAVYVPPINVSGEDVANVLAAVGEQSDKPLVSSFLGAEGVPELLRVPDVAGSTAGRGSVPSYPGVEAAVRALARVVEYAVWLRTPDGEPVDPSAVDSAGAKRLVTRILTDHPEGTDLDLESLTELLAAYDVELWQTREVAGRDEAVAAGEALGWDVVLKATAEHLRERPDQAHVWRNIDDAEEMAHAWDTLCTLITEPERAGFVVQKNARPGVPVAIRTIEDPLFGPVVSFGIAGPLTELLADRSYRIPPLGARDAASMVREIKSAPMLFGYRGSEAVDVGDVERLIQRIAQLQNDLPQVSALELSLVLAGADGATVLTASARVDPVVDPRSDWFVRRLSQPAGDTLPS; this is encoded by the coding sequence GTGACCGCCACCGACGCCCCCACGCACTGGGAGGCCGACGTCCTGCTCCGGGACGGGCGGACCGCTCACATCCGGCCGATCCGGGCCGAGGACCGTGACGTCTTCGTCGAGTTCTACTCCCGCGTCTCGGACCAGTCGAAGTACTACCGCTTCTTCTCCCCGATGCCGCGGCTCTCCGACCGCGACGTCGACCGCTTCACCAACGTCGACAACGTCAACCGGGTCGCGCTCGTGCTCACCCTCCAGGGGCAGATCATCGCGGTCGGTCGCTACGACGTGATCAAGCCGGGCGAGGCCGAGGTCGCGTTCCTGGTCGAGGACCAGCACCAGGGCCGCGGGATCGGGCAGCTGCTGCTGGAGCACCTCGCCCAGGCGGGCCGCGAGCGCGGCGTCGAGCGGTTCGTCGCCGAGGTGCTGCCGGACAACAGCCGGATGATCCAGACCTTCCGCGACGCCGGCTACCGCGTCGCCAGCGAGTACGACGAGGGCGTGCTGCAGCTCGAGTTCTCGATCGACCCCACCGACACCGCCATCGGGCTGATGTCGGCGCGCGAGCACAAGGCCGAGTCGGCCTCGATCGACAAGTTCTTCAACCCGCGCTCGGTCGCGGTGATCGGCGCCAGCCGGCGGCAGGAGACGATCGGCCAGGCGCTGGTGCGCAACCTCATCACCGGCGACTTCGCCGGCCGCGTGTACGCCGTCAACCCGACCTCGCACGCCGTGTCCGGGCTCCCGACGTACAAGTCCGTCGTCGACATCCCCGACGACGTCGACGTGGCGATCGTCGCGGTGCCGGCCGAGTACGTGCAGGACGTCGTGCTCGACTGCGCGGCCAAGGGCGTGCACGGCCTGATCGTCGTCTCGGCGGGCTTCGCCGAGACCGGCGAGGAGGGCCGGGTCCGGCAGCGCAAGCTCGTCGGGCTCTCCCGCTCCTACGGCCTGCGCCTGATCGGCCCCAACTGCCTGGGCATCATCAACACCGACGCCAAGGTCTCGCTCAACGCGTCGCTCTCGCCGCTGATGCCGGCGCGCGGGCGGGCGGGGTTCTTCTGCCAGTCCGGCGCCCTCGGCACCGCCATCCTCGAGAAGGTCTACAACCGGGGCCTCGGCCTCTCGACCTTCGTCAGCGCCGGCAACCGCGCCGACGTCTCGGGCAACGACCTCCTCCAGTACTGGGAGGAGGACGACTCGACCGAGGTCGTGCTGCTCTACCTGGAGTCCATCGGCAACCCGCGCAAGTTCTCCCGGATCGCGCGCCGGGTCTCGCTGCGCAAGCCGATCATCGCGGTCCGCTCGGGCCGCACGACCCAGGGTGTGCCGATGGGGCACGCCGTGCGCAAGATCGCGGCCCCGCCGGCCGCCGTGGACGCGATGTTCCGCCAGGCGGGCGTGATCCAGGTGGACACCCTGGACGAGATGTTCGACGTCGCCCAGCTGCTGGCCCACCAGCCGCTGCCGCGGGGTCGCCGGGTGGCGATCGTGGGCAACTCCGACGCCCTCGGGCTGCTGGCCGCCGACGCGGCCGCCGGCGTCGGGCTGGTCGTCAACAAGTCGATCGCGCTCGGTGCCGAGGCCAGCGCCGAGGACTTCGAGGACGCGCTCGACGCGGCCATCGACGACCCGGAGACGGACTCGGTCGTCGCGGTCTACGTGCCGCCGATCAACGTCTCGGGTGAGGACGTCGCCAACGTGCTCGCGGCCGTCGGCGAGCAGTCCGACAAGCCGCTGGTGTCGTCGTTCCTCGGCGCCGAGGGTGTGCCGGAGCTGCTCCGGGTCCCGGACGTCGCGGGCTCGACCGCCGGCCGTGGCTCGGTGCCGTCGTACCCCGGAGTGGAGGCCGCGGTGCGGGCGCTCGCGCGCGTGGTCGAGTACGCCGTGTGGCTGCGCACGCCCGACGGCGAGCCGGTCGACCCCAGCGCCGTCGACTCCGCCGGCGCCAAGCGGCTGGTCACCCGCATCCTCACCGACCACCCAGAGGGGACCGACCTCGACCTGGAGTCGCTGACCGAGCTGCTGGCGGCGTACGACGTCGAGCTGTGGCAGACCCGCGAGGTCGCCGGGCGGGACGAGGCGGTGGCCGCGGGGGAGGCGCTGGGCTGGGACGTGGTGCTCAAGGCGACCGCCGAGCACCTGCGCGAGCGGCCGGACCAGGCCCACGTCTGGCGCAACATCGACGACGCCGAGGAGATGGCCCACGCGTGGGACACGCTCTGCACGCTGATCACGGAGCCGGAGCGCGCCGGGTTCGTGGTGCAGAAGAACGCCCGACCCGGCGTGCCGGTGGCGATCCGGACGATCGAGGACCCGCTCTTCGGACCCGTCGTCTCCTTCGGCATCGCCGGGCCCCTCACCGAGCTGCTGGCCGACCGCTCCTACCGGATCCCGCCCCTCGGCGCCCGCGACGCCGCGTCGATGGTGCGCGAGATCAAGTCGGCGCCGATGCTCTTCGGCTACCGGGGCAGCGAGGCGGTCGACGTGGGGGACGTCGAGCGGCTGATCCAGCGGATCGCGCAGCTGCAGAACGACCTGCCCCAGGTCAGCGCCCTCGAGCTGTCCCTGGTGCTCGCCGGTGCCGACGGTGCGACCGTGCTCACCGCCTCCGCTCGGGTGGACCCGGTGGTCGACCCGCGCTCGGACTGGTTCGTGCGTCGGCTGTCGCAGCCGGCCGGGGACACCCTGCCGTCCTGA
- a CDS encoding DUF5998 family protein encodes MRSTRTTEGHDRAVELRDAIDRTGYYPEVVAEGVEGAVAGEEVVSFFVHHEPTFERDEVRRHLSVAVLTPSRLILAHTDEHDGDDLLPEPYTSTSTEAIRLSSVRSVVVTRMVANPTAGPRPPAEVVVTIGWGGVSRLDLEPAGCSDPQCDADHGYTGVLASDDFSLRVSAAADGTDAVDGLLTFAETLSARTR; translated from the coding sequence ATGCGCAGCACCAGGACCACCGAGGGCCATGACCGGGCCGTCGAGCTCAGGGACGCCATCGACCGCACGGGCTACTACCCGGAGGTCGTGGCCGAGGGCGTCGAGGGTGCCGTGGCCGGCGAGGAGGTCGTCTCCTTCTTCGTGCACCACGAGCCGACCTTCGAGCGTGACGAGGTGCGCCGGCACCTGTCCGTCGCGGTGCTGACGCCGAGCCGGCTGATCCTCGCGCACACCGACGAGCACGACGGCGACGACCTGCTGCCCGAGCCCTACACGTCCACCTCCACCGAGGCGATCCGGCTGAGCTCGGTGCGGTCCGTGGTGGTCACCCGCATGGTGGCCAACCCGACCGCCGGCCCGCGTCCGCCGGCGGAGGTCGTGGTGACCATCGGGTGGGGCGGGGTGAGCCGGCTCGACCTCGAGCCCGCCGGCTGCAGCGACCCGCAGTGCGACGCCGACCACGGCTACACCGGGGTGCTGGCCTCGGACGACTTCTCGCTGCGGGTGTCCGCCGCGGCCGACGGCACCGACGCCGTCGACGGCCTGCTGACCTTCGCCGAGACCCTCTCCGCGCGTACCCGCTGA
- the sepH gene encoding septation protein SepH, translated as MTAPLHHQTHRSDPGAAAAPATAYLRLAGVTEDGTQLRLVDEEGVEHVLAVDDRLRAAVLPPANPAPARGMEKKMESTLRPRDIQARIRSGETPEAVAQAAQTSVDKIMAFAAPVLAERQHVADRAQRSSVRRSDGQPTGGARTLGDAVSAQLRSRNIDPETVAWDAWRREDGRWSLTAGYECTDRTGTAELTFDAPGNYVTLDNEDARWLVGETIAAAAARSDDLHVARERRLSSVDETQYGDDTELPLGDDAIDLVSDQPIEAFLDTEAPTDEGVVAQEAELREEAADAAAAEPEPEPEPRRPAKKRGRASVPSWDEIMFGGGDKA; from the coding sequence ATGACCGCACCCCTCCACCACCAGACACACCGGTCCGACCCAGGAGCGGCAGCCGCACCTGCCACGGCGTACCTCCGGCTCGCCGGCGTGACCGAGGACGGCACGCAGCTGCGCCTGGTGGACGAGGAGGGGGTCGAGCACGTGCTCGCGGTCGACGACCGACTGCGAGCGGCGGTGCTCCCGCCTGCGAACCCGGCACCCGCCCGAGGAATGGAGAAGAAGATGGAGAGCACCCTCCGCCCTCGCGACATCCAGGCCCGGATCCGCTCCGGGGAGACGCCCGAGGCCGTGGCCCAGGCCGCCCAGACGTCGGTCGACAAGATCATGGCCTTCGCGGCCCCGGTGCTCGCCGAGCGGCAGCACGTCGCCGACCGCGCCCAGCGCTCGTCGGTACGCCGCAGCGACGGCCAGCCCACCGGCGGCGCCCGGACGCTCGGCGACGCGGTGTCCGCCCAGCTGCGGTCGCGCAACATCGACCCCGAGACCGTCGCGTGGGACGCCTGGCGTCGCGAGGACGGCCGCTGGTCGTTGACCGCCGGCTACGAGTGCACCGACCGGACCGGCACCGCCGAGCTCACCTTCGACGCCCCCGGCAACTACGTCACGCTGGACAACGAGGACGCCCGCTGGCTGGTCGGCGAGACCATCGCTGCGGCCGCGGCCCGGTCCGACGACCTCCATGTCGCGCGCGAGCGGCGGCTCAGCTCGGTCGACGAGACGCAGTACGGCGACGACACCGAGCTCCCGCTGGGCGACGACGCGATCGACCTGGTCTCCGACCAGCCGATCGAGGCCTTCCTCGACACCGAGGCCCCCACCGACGAGGGCGTCGTGGCCCAGGAGGCCGAGCTCCGCGAGGAGGCGGCCGACGCTGCCGCCGCCGAGCCGGAGCCCGAGCCCGAGCCGCGTCGCCCGGCCAAGAAGCGGGGACGCGCCTCGGTCCCGAGCTGGGACGAGATCATGTTCGGAGGCGGCGACAAGGCCTAG
- a CDS encoding sulfurtransferase yields MATPLISATELHERIGEVTVLDVRYRMGGPGGRGEYERGHVPRASYVDLDADLAAPPGEGGRHPLPTVEDFETAMRRAGVRNDRTVVVYDDWSGLAAGRAWWLLRYHGHTDVRVLDGAWAGWLAAGGAVHTGTVLPGRGDFTARPGAMPLVEADGVLGVPVLVDARAPERFRGETEPVDPVAGHIPGAVNVPTTTNLNAEGRFRSAAELQALYAAAGVDGSEDVAVYCGSGVTAAHDVLALEVAGIRAALYPGSWSGWITDPSRPVA; encoded by the coding sequence ATGGCGACTCCCCTGATCTCTGCCACCGAGCTCCACGAACGCATCGGGGAGGTGACCGTGCTCGACGTCCGCTACCGGATGGGCGGGCCCGGTGGGCGCGGCGAGTACGAGCGCGGGCACGTCCCGCGGGCGTCGTACGTCGACCTGGACGCGGACCTGGCGGCGCCTCCCGGTGAGGGTGGGCGGCACCCCCTCCCGACCGTCGAGGACTTCGAGACGGCCATGCGCAGGGCGGGTGTTCGCAACGACCGGACGGTCGTCGTGTACGACGACTGGTCCGGCCTCGCGGCGGGCCGGGCGTGGTGGCTGCTGCGCTACCACGGGCACACCGACGTCCGGGTGCTCGACGGCGCGTGGGCAGGGTGGCTCGCCGCCGGGGGAGCCGTGCACACCGGTACCGTGCTGCCCGGCCGCGGCGACTTCACCGCGCGGCCCGGCGCCATGCCGCTGGTCGAGGCCGACGGCGTGCTCGGCGTACCGGTGCTCGTCGACGCGCGGGCGCCGGAGCGCTTCCGCGGCGAGACCGAGCCGGTCGACCCGGTCGCCGGCCACATCCCCGGCGCGGTCAACGTGCCCACGACGACCAACCTGAACGCCGAGGGCCGCTTCCGCTCGGCCGCCGAGCTGCAGGCGTTGTACGCCGCCGCCGGGGTCGACGGGTCCGAGGACGTGGCGGTCTACTGCGGCTCCGGCGTGACCGCGGCGCACGACGTGCTCGCGCTGGAGGTCGCCGGGATCCGGGCGGCGCTCTACCCGGGCAGCTGGTCGGGCTGGATCACCGATCCGTCCCGGCCCGTCGCCTAG
- a CDS encoding PA2169 family four-helix-bundle protein: MSDDNQVAKELVETLKDGERGFASAAEKLKDGEHPELATTLQRLSEQRAAFHREIVALGHDYGEDVDESGTIAATVHRGWISLKDALTGDDAGGVLKAALTGEDHAVSEYEKGLQQDLSAGFREVVSKQHVAIIAARDEVKALQIAS, translated from the coding sequence GTGTCGGACGACAACCAGGTCGCCAAGGAACTGGTCGAGACCCTGAAGGACGGCGAGCGAGGCTTCGCCAGCGCGGCCGAGAAGCTGAAGGACGGCGAGCACCCGGAGCTGGCCACCACGCTCCAGCGCCTGTCGGAGCAGCGCGCCGCCTTCCACCGTGAGATCGTCGCCCTCGGGCACGACTACGGCGAGGACGTCGACGAGAGCGGGACCATCGCCGCCACCGTGCACCGTGGGTGGATCTCGTTGAAGGACGCCCTCACCGGCGACGACGCCGGCGGCGTCCTCAAGGCCGCGCTGACGGGCGAGGACCACGCCGTGTCGGAGTACGAGAAGGGGCTGCAGCAGGACCTCAGTGCCGGCTTCCGCGAGGTCGTCAGCAAGCAGCACGTCGCGATCATCGCGGCACGCGACGAGGTCAAGGCTCTCCAGATCGCCTCCTGA
- a CDS encoding nucleotide pyrophosphatase/phosphodiesterase family protein, with product MDEFLEPAYGVRSLGDVVPAVAAALGLPLGEVPTGLTLPPAPAYVVFLVDGLGARLLERYAHAAPYLSTLLEQQLPGTAGVPSTTATSLTSFGTGLPPGAHGLVGFTSRVPGTDKLLNALMWDKDVDPLEWQPHDTAFARLRRQGATVTVVNKREFRGSGLTVAAHRGADFVGADRVGERIAAALAASIERASLTYLYDGDLDWTGHRYGVASSPWLQQLSMVDAEAEQLREALPAHVRLLVVADHGMVDSPSASRVDVDDLTELRDGVALLGGEARFRHLYCQRGAVDDVVATWRGVLGDRADVLARHEAIERGWFGPVQPGVRPRLGDVVVACHGETAILSTADFPYEATLVGLHGSLTPDEMLIPMLLD from the coding sequence GTGGACGAGTTCCTCGAGCCGGCGTACGGCGTGCGCTCGCTGGGCGACGTCGTGCCCGCCGTCGCCGCGGCGCTCGGCCTCCCGCTCGGCGAGGTGCCGACCGGGCTGACGCTGCCCCCGGCCCCGGCGTACGTCGTCTTCCTGGTCGACGGCCTCGGGGCGCGGCTGCTGGAGCGGTACGCCCACGCCGCGCCGTACCTCTCGACGTTGCTGGAGCAGCAGCTGCCCGGCACCGCCGGGGTGCCGTCGACCACCGCGACCAGCCTGACGTCCTTCGGCACCGGCCTGCCGCCGGGTGCGCACGGGCTGGTCGGCTTCACGTCGCGGGTGCCCGGGACCGACAAGCTGCTCAACGCGCTGATGTGGGACAAGGACGTCGACCCGCTCGAGTGGCAGCCGCACGACACGGCGTTCGCGCGGCTGCGCCGCCAGGGCGCGACCGTGACCGTCGTCAACAAGCGCGAGTTCCGCGGCAGCGGGCTGACCGTCGCCGCGCACCGGGGGGCGGACTTCGTCGGCGCCGACCGGGTCGGCGAGCGGATCGCGGCCGCGCTGGCCGCCTCGATCGAGCGGGCGTCGCTGACCTACCTGTACGACGGCGACCTCGACTGGACCGGCCACCGGTACGGCGTCGCGTCGAGCCCCTGGCTGCAGCAGCTGTCGATGGTCGACGCGGAGGCCGAGCAGCTCCGCGAGGCGCTGCCCGCGCACGTCCGGCTGCTCGTCGTGGCCGACCACGGCATGGTCGACTCGCCGTCGGCGAGCCGGGTCGACGTCGACGACCTGACCGAGCTGCGCGACGGGGTCGCCCTGCTGGGCGGCGAGGCGCGGTTCCGGCACCTCTACTGCCAGCGCGGGGCCGTCGACGACGTCGTGGCGACCTGGCGGGGCGTGCTCGGCGACCGGGCGGACGTGCTCGCGCGGCACGAGGCGATCGAGCGCGGCTGGTTCGGGCCGGTGCAGCCCGGCGTACGACCCCGCCTCGGCGACGTCGTCGTCGCCTGCCACGGTGAGACCGCGATCCTCTCGACCGCGGACTTCCCCTACGAGGCCACGCTGGTCGGGCTCCACGGGTCGCTGACGCCGGACGAGATGCTCATCCCGATGCTGCTCGACTAG
- a CDS encoding DNA topoisomerase IV subunit A, with translation MARRSTKQDLPDDFEEHILDTDIKQEMETSFLEYAYSVIYSRALPDARDGLKPVQRRILYTMNDMGLRPDRGHVKSARVVGEVMGRLHPHGDGAIYDAMVRMAQPWSMRLPFIDGHGNFGSPDDSPAAMRYTEARMAPSAVAMTASIDEDTVDFKPNYDSRELEPSVLPAAIPNLVVNGTTGIAVGMATNCAPHNLIEVVQALRHLITHPKATVDDLMRFIPGPDLPTGGKIVGLEGIRDAYETGRGSFRMRATARVEAITNRRKGIVVTELPYGVGTEKVIERIKLLVQSKKLQGISDIKDLTDRSHGLRLVIEVKNGFVPEALLEQLYKQTPMEDSFGINAVALVDGQPRTLALKEMLEVFLLHRFDVVRRRSLFRRTKAADRLHLVEGLLLAILDIDEVIQLIRTSDNAAAAKERLMTVFDLSEIQADYILDMPLRRLTRFSKLELDKEQDELKRTIEDLDAILGDDKLLRKVVSDELGEVAKTYGTPRRTVLLESSGTSVTASAVALEVADDPCFVYLSSTGLLARSANAEQPGQGGGRANHDVVVSMVRATARGEIGGLTSTGRLVKIGVLELPQLPDTANDPHLAGGLQVSEILSLEPGERLLGLCTLTTEGPGLVLGTRQGTVKRVNPEVLGRDDWEVIRLADGDEVVGAVELATGHETLCFITTDAQLLHFGADGVRPQGRSGGGMAGVRVTAGERVAWFGVVDPDAPEGSVVVTSSGSSTALPGTEPGALKVAPFSEYPPKGRATGGVRCHRFLKGEDTLVFAWVGTAPARAAAASGSPIDLPEATGKRDGSGVPAGQALAACAGPVAARVRVEG, from the coding sequence ATGGCGCGGCGTAGCACGAAGCAGGACCTTCCCGACGACTTCGAGGAGCACATCCTCGACACCGACATCAAGCAGGAGATGGAGACCTCCTTCCTGGAGTACGCGTACTCCGTCATCTACTCCCGCGCGCTGCCGGACGCCCGGGACGGCCTCAAGCCGGTGCAGCGCCGGATCCTCTACACGATGAACGACATGGGCCTGCGGCCCGACCGCGGCCACGTCAAGAGCGCGCGCGTCGTCGGTGAGGTCATGGGTCGGCTGCACCCCCACGGCGACGGCGCCATCTACGACGCCATGGTGCGGATGGCGCAGCCCTGGTCGATGCGGCTGCCGTTCATCGACGGGCACGGCAACTTCGGCTCGCCCGACGACTCCCCCGCGGCGATGCGCTACACCGAGGCCCGGATGGCCCCGTCCGCGGTCGCGATGACCGCCTCGATCGACGAGGACACCGTCGACTTCAAGCCCAACTACGACAGCCGCGAGCTCGAGCCGTCGGTGCTGCCGGCGGCGATCCCCAACCTGGTCGTCAACGGCACGACGGGCATCGCGGTCGGCATGGCGACCAACTGCGCGCCGCACAACCTGATCGAGGTCGTCCAGGCGCTGCGGCACCTGATCACGCACCCGAAGGCCACCGTCGACGACCTGATGCGCTTCATCCCCGGCCCCGACCTGCCGACCGGCGGCAAGATCGTCGGCCTCGAGGGCATCCGTGACGCCTACGAGACGGGCCGCGGCTCGTTCCGGATGCGCGCGACCGCACGGGTCGAGGCCATCACCAACCGGCGCAAGGGCATCGTCGTCACCGAGCTCCCGTACGGCGTGGGCACCGAGAAGGTCATCGAGCGGATCAAGCTGCTCGTGCAGAGCAAGAAGCTGCAGGGCATCTCCGACATCAAGGACCTCACCGACCGCAGCCACGGGCTGCGGCTGGTGATCGAGGTCAAGAACGGCTTCGTCCCCGAGGCGCTCCTCGAGCAGCTCTACAAGCAGACGCCGATGGAGGACTCCTTCGGCATCAACGCCGTCGCCCTGGTCGACGGCCAGCCGCGCACGCTCGCGCTCAAGGAGATGCTCGAGGTCTTCCTGCTGCACCGCTTCGACGTCGTACGCCGTCGCTCGCTCTTCCGCCGCACGAAGGCCGCCGACCGGCTGCACCTGGTCGAGGGCCTGCTGCTCGCGATCCTCGACATCGACGAGGTCATCCAGCTGATCCGCACCAGCGACAACGCCGCCGCCGCCAAGGAGCGGCTGATGACGGTCTTCGACCTGAGCGAGATCCAGGCCGACTACATCCTCGACATGCCGCTGCGCCGGCTGACGAGGTTCTCCAAGCTCGAGCTGGACAAGGAGCAGGACGAGCTCAAGCGCACCATCGAGGACCTCGACGCGATCCTCGGCGACGACAAGCTGCTCCGCAAGGTCGTCTCCGACGAGCTCGGCGAGGTCGCGAAGACCTACGGCACCCCGCGCCGTACGGTCCTGCTCGAGTCGTCCGGGACGTCGGTCACCGCCAGCGCCGTCGCGCTGGAGGTCGCCGACGACCCGTGCTTCGTCTACCTGTCCTCGACCGGCCTGCTGGCCCGCAGCGCCAACGCCGAGCAGCCCGGTCAGGGTGGTGGCCGCGCCAACCACGACGTCGTCGTCTCGATGGTCCGCGCCACGGCGCGCGGCGAGATCGGTGGCCTGACCAGCACCGGCCGGCTGGTCAAGATCGGCGTGCTCGAGCTGCCGCAGCTGCCCGACACCGCCAACGACCCGCACCTCGCGGGCGGCCTCCAGGTGAGCGAGATCCTGTCGCTCGAGCCCGGCGAGCGCCTGCTGGGGCTGTGCACCCTCACGACCGAGGGGCCGGGCCTGGTGCTCGGCACCCGCCAGGGCACGGTCAAGCGGGTCAACCCGGAGGTGCTCGGCCGCGACGACTGGGAGGTCATCCGGCTCGCCGACGGCGACGAGGTCGTGGGCGCGGTCGAGCTGGCCACCGGCCACGAGACGCTCTGCTTCATCACCACCGACGCGCAGCTGCTGCACTTCGGGGCCGACGGCGTCCGTCCCCAGGGGCGATCGGGCGGTGGTATGGCCGGCGTCCGCGTCACCGCGGGCGAGCGGGTCGCGTGGTTCGGCGTCGTCGACCCGGACGCCCCCGAGGGCTCGGTCGTGGTCACCTCCTCCGGCTCCTCGACGGCCCTGCCGGGCACCGAGCCGGGCGCCCTGAAGGTCGCACCGTTCTCCGAGTACCCGCCCAAGGGACGCGCCACCGGCGGCGTCCGGTGCCACCGGTTCCTGAAGGGCGAGGACACCCTGGTCTTCGCCTGGGTCGGTACGGCGCCCGCCCGTGCCGCCGCCGCCAGCGGCTCCCCCATCGACCTGCCCGAGGCGACCGGCAAGCGCGACGGGTCCGGCGTCCCGGCCGGCCAGGCGCTTGCGGCGTGTGCCGGGCCGGTCGCCGCGCGGGTCCGTGTGGAAGGGTGA